TCTCTTGCCTTGCCGTTGTCTTCTCCTGAGAAAAGTGCAATCGCCTGATTTACGCTTTCTTGTTGAGAACGAAAATCTAAAATGTTACCGTAAGGCTTGGTGTCATTCAATACACGATTGGTGCGTGAAAATGCCTGAATCAATCCGTGGTATTTCAGATTTTTGTCCACATACAAAGTATTCAAGTATTTGCTATCAAAACCTGTAAGCAACATATCTACCACTATGGTAATGTCAATTTTGTTTTCGTGCGGATAATCTTTGTTGCTGTATTGTTGGTCTTTTATTCTTCTTTGAACATCCTGATAGTACAAATCAAATTCGTTGATGCTGTGATTCGTATTGAATTGCTTGTTGTAATCGTCAATAATTCCAGTAAGTGCTTTTTTCTTTTCTTCTGGGTTTTGCTTGTTGTCTTCACGCTCTTGTGTTAAATCTTCCTGCAATTGCTTGATGTCAGCTGCATTTTTTTGACTTTGTTGGTCTCCTTGTTTTGCAATGAGTTGAGAGGGTGGCGAAAACACACAAGCAATGTTTAGCGGAACATATTCAGGATTTTCATTTTGTTTTTTCTTTTGTAATTCTTTGAAAAGTTCATAGTACTCAATGGCATTATTGATTGAAGCCGTTGCCAAAACAGCATTGAACTTTCTTGAATTTGTCGCAGCATTGTGTTTGTTCAAAATGGCTTCTACTACTGCCTGTCTTGAAATTGCTTCTCCGGGTTTTTGGTTTTTATTTCCTTTGAAATAGTCAATATGAAAACGTAAAACGTTTTTATCATCTATTGCGTGGGTAATAGTATAAGAGTGTAGCCTTTGTTGAAAAATGTCCTCCGTAGTTTTGTACGAAGCATATTCTCCTTCTCTAATGCTGTATGTTGCGTTTTCATCAAAAATAGGTGTACCCGTAAAACCAAATAATTGAGCATTAGGGAAAAACTCTTTAATCGCTTTGTGATTCTCACCAAATTGCGAACGGTGGCACTCGTCAAAGATGAAAACCACACGTTTTTTGCTTAGTGGCTCTAATCTTTCTTTATAGTTCTTTTTATAAGTTCCATCTAATGCCAAGCCCAATTTTTGAATGGTAGTAACAATCACCTTGTCGGCATAATCTGAGGAAAGCAAACGTCTTACTAAAGTTTCTGTATTGGTGTTTTCTTCCACACTTCCTTCCTGAAATTTATTAAATTCCTCTCGGGTTTGTCGGTCAAGGTCTTTACGGTCAACCACAAACAAACATTTTTCAATTTCGTGATTGTCCTTTAAAAGGGTAGAAGCTTTAAAAGAGGTCAAAGTTTTACCGCTTCCTGTTGTATGCCAGATATAACCGTTTCCTCTGTTTTGTTTCACACATTCTTCAATCGCTTTTACTGCATAAATCTGATACGGTCGCATTACGAGCAATTTTTGTTCGCTTTCAACCAAAACCATATACTTGCTAATCATTTCACCAAGTGTACACTTGCTCAGAAACTTTTCAGCGAATAAATCTAGGTGCGTAATTTTCTTATTTGTTTCGTCTGCTAATTGGTAAATCGGCAAAAACTGTTCGTCTGCATTAAATTGAAAATGTTGTATTTTGTTGTTGGCAAAATAATATGTGTTTGTTCTGTTGCTCACAATAAACAACTGCATAAAGCAAAGCAATGAATTTCCGTAACCGTTGCCAGGTTCGTTTTTGTAATCCACAATTTGTTGCATTGCTTTTCTTGGCGAAATATCAAGTTTCTTCAACTCGATTTGCACCACTGGCAATCCATTTATTAATAAAATGATGTCGTAGCGTTGATGACTGTTTTCTGTGTTGATGCGTAATTGACTAATAACTTCAAAGTCATTTTTGCACCAATCTTTGATATTTACTAAAGTATAATGCAAAGGCGTTCCGTCCTCACGTTGAAAGTATTGTCTTTCACGTAATTTTTTTGACGCAAGGAAAACATCTGAATTGATGATTTCCTCTCTAAGTTTCAAAAACTCATTATCTGATAAGTGAACACGGTTGAGTTCTTCAAATTTTGCTTTGAAGTTTTGTTCAAGCGTTTTCCTGTCAACTATGTCAGGGCGGTAGCTATATTTCAACCCTTTTAGTTGTTCTATGAGGTTTAGTTCTATTTGATTTTCTTTGCTCATTCTTCTTTCAATAAATCTTTGGCGTTAACGTCCAAAATTTTTGCAATTCTGTACAAATCTTCAAGGCTCGGTTGTCTCACATTGCGAGAATACTCGTTAATTGTGTTGTAACTTTTGTCCAACTTCTTAGCAAGCCAAGTTTGGGAAATGCCTTTTTCTTTAAGTACTTCTTTAATTCGGTTCATTGAAGCCTTATTAATTTTTAACAGGTCAAAGATAGTAAAATTACACTGTCCAATAGTGTAAATGTCCACAATATTGTCGTGGGTGGGTAGAGGCAAGCTCTTTTGGTTTTTTAGCATTGGCTTTTGCGTTGGAAAAAACTAAATGTGCTTGACCGTACGGCTGGCTAAAATTGTTTTTAAAAAATGTGCGGTGGGAAAAAAATAAAAAACATTGGGTTGGTCAGCGTGTCGGGTTAATTGCTGTCCGTTTGTAATATCGATTCTCTGTCTTTGGTCACCTGTCAAAATGGTTTACTTTTTTTTATTTTTCTGTCCGCAATTTTCTGTCGGGTCGTTGTCTTTTACGCTTGCACACAACTCTTAAATATGCGAAATTATACAATCAATAATAAATACACTAACAAAACCGCCCTATTTTCTCTTGCACCTGAAAATCAATAGGATATACCTTGTTTAAGTTTTCGGGATTTGTATATCTATCCTATGAAAGATGTTGCGGATATTTTTTTAGCTATTCAAAATACAAAAGCATGGAAACTCAAAACTTCTACTCCAAAAATCACACGTTTGAACCCGCACAATAAACTATTCATTGATGTCCTCAAACAAACAGTAAAAGCTAAATAGAGTAATAAGCACAAAATGGGGATATTATAAAGTAGTTTCCAAACAAGCAGCATTGAAGTATTCTTAAATGTAAAATCACTAATAATCAACTGTAGAAATAGTCCATTGCTGATGAATACAAAAGGACTGAAACTACTCCAAGTATCCGTTTAGTATTTGAATATGCACCCATTACAAAGTCCAATTCTTCTAAACATATTTCTCCTCAAATTAGGACACCTCTGTGCCATTGATATGAAAAGGTTTCATACTTTTGCTCACATGTATTTGCGCATTGTAAAGTTATCCGTTCTTATGGTTTTTGTATTACCCTTGAACTTGTTCGCACAAAAAATCAAAGAAAAAAATGTGTTGAGAATCTCATACTACAATCTCAATAATCTCTATGATACACTTGCAAACTCTCACGTTGATGACACAAGCTACATTCCCACAGGGAAATACCTGTGGAATACCGAAAAATACTTCTCCAAAATCAATAATTCCGCACAAGCAATCAGTTCGTTACACGACAGCATGGGTGCAGACTTGATTGGTATTTCGGGAGTTGAAAACGAGCAGGTGGTGAAAGATTTGATTATGGCTCCGTCTTTATTGCACATGAAATACGGTTTTATTTTCTCAAAAGGTGAGAAGCGCGATGGGTTGGGAACCGCAATACTCTATAAGACCAAAAAGGTCCAATATATTTGGGATAGTTCTTTTTCTGTGACCGGAACCAAACAACCATGGGAGAAACCCATAGTGGATGGAATGCACGCTAAGTTCAAAGTCAAAAAGGATATCTTTGATATCGTGTTGATTGATTTTCCTAACCCTTTTGAACACATCACCGATAATTATTATGCGCTTCGGTTGAACGCACTCAATCTATTGTCTGTGTATCTTAAAAAACAATCCCTGACCGATGGGTTGCACACGATGATTTTGGGAACCTTGAGTATGACACCGCAAAACCCTATGCTGACATTACAATTACAAACTTCTCATCCCGATTCTGCCGTTTTCAGATACCAAAAAATGGTTCCTTTGGCTTTATTTTGTGATTCACTTTCCGGCACATTTTTCAAAGACAGAATACCCTATCAATTTGACCAAGTTCTTTTGTGCAAAGCACTTTATAGAAATATAGCCGGTTGGCAATACCTCAAAGGCTCTTACTCCATATTCTCACCTGACTGGATGCTTCATCCAGAGAAGATAAACACGGGACATCCCTATGATAATTTTTTCCAAGACAAATGGATAGGTGGATACAGCAATCATTTCCCTATTTCTTTTACACTCATTTATGCAAAGAAGAGAAAAGAGGTTAATTAACAGAGAACTCAGTTGGCTCTCTTTTAATGCCAGGGTATTGCAAGAAGCCGCAGATCTCAGTGTTCCACTGTTCGAAAGACTTAGATTCTTGGGGATTTTTTCCAATAATCAGGACGAATTTTTCAGAGTGCGAGTAGCAACAAACCGTAGGATGTTGTTGGTCAAAAAGGGTGATTTTGATACAGAAAGTAACAAGAACGAGATCAAAAAGACATTGCAAGCAGTGCAGCGCGAGGTTGTGAGTCTGCAAAAACGTTATGACAAAATTTTCTTTGATTTAATTGAAGAATTCAAACGCCAGAATATAATATGGATAGACGAAAAAAGGCTTAATTCACTACAAGAACATGAGGTTAAGCGTTATTTTAAAGATGAAATATTATCTCATTTGTTTCCGGTTTTGTTGGATGAGAACAAAGAACCGCCACCACTGAAAGATTCTGCCATTTATCTCGGTGTTAAAATGACCAAGCACAATACAGCACAAGTTCAGTACGCTATTGTAGAGATCCCTACCCGAAGCAAAGAACGCTTTTACTGGCTTCATTCCCAAGATAGCAAACACTATATCCTCTTTCTGGATGATGTAATCAGGGCAAACCTGAGAACTATATTTAGCATTTTTGATTATGATACATACGAAGCCTACACTATCAAAATAACCAGAGATGCGGAATTAGATATAGAAATGGCAGTGTCGGCAAGCTTATACGACAAAATCAAAAGAGCTTTAAAATTGCGTAATCAGGGCGAATTGGTTCGATTTATATATGACAAGGAGATGCCCAGAGATATGCTCAAATTCTTTTTGAATAAATTAGGGCTAACCAAGGAGAGTACAATTCCAGGACAACGCTATCACAACTTCAAAGACTTGATGAAATTCCCTATTCCTTCCGGGATGGAGACAATGTTGTATCAGCCATTCGAGCAAATTCCTGTGCGTGACTTTGAGACTGCCGGTAATCTTTTTGACAAAATTTCTAAGAAAGATTATCTACTCACACATCCTTACCAATCTTTTGATTATGTCATCCGTTTTCTTAAGGAATCTGCCCTTGACCCCAATGTGAGTGAAATTAAGATTGCGCTTTATCGTGTGGCGGAATATTCCAATGTGGTCAATGCGCTGATCAATGCTGCCAACAATGGAAAAAGAGTGTTTGTGATGATGGAACTCAAAGCAAGATTTGACGAAGAGTCCAACATTTATTGGAGCAAAAAGTTGATAGAAGCAGGTGCAACGGTTTTTTATGGTTATGACAAGCTCAAAGTACACTCAAAAATCTGTATAGTTTACAGACAAGAAGAAGGTCGAAGCAGTAAACATTATGTTCATATCGGAACCGGCAATTACAACGCTGTAACTTCAAAATACTATGTTGACCATTCTTTGTTTACGCAAGATACACGAATCACTTCGGAGGTGGACAGCGTTTTTAATGCCATTGAAAGATTCGAAGAATACAAACCCGAATTCCAACATTTGCTGGTTTCACCTTACAACACACGTTCGT
This genomic interval from Bacteroidota bacterium contains the following:
- a CDS encoding type I restriction endonuclease subunit R, with amino-acid sequence MSKENQIELNLIEQLKGLKYSYRPDIVDRKTLEQNFKAKFEELNRVHLSDNEFLKLREEIINSDVFLASKKLRERQYFQREDGTPLHYTLVNIKDWCKNDFEVISQLRINTENSHQRYDIILLINGLPVVQIELKKLDISPRKAMQQIVDYKNEPGNGYGNSLLCFMQLFIVSNRTNTYYFANNKIQHFQFNADEQFLPIYQLADETNKKITHLDLFAEKFLSKCTLGEMISKYMVLVESEQKLLVMRPYQIYAVKAIEECVKQNRGNGYIWHTTGSGKTLTSFKASTLLKDNHEIEKCLFVVDRKDLDRQTREEFNKFQEGSVEENTNTETLVRRLLSSDYADKVIVTTIQKLGLALDGTYKKNYKERLEPLSKKRVVFIFDECHRSQFGENHKAIKEFFPNAQLFGFTGTPIFDENATYSIREGEYASYKTTEDIFQQRLHSYTITHAIDDKNVLRFHIDYFKGNKNQKPGEAISRQAVVEAILNKHNAATNSRKFNAVLATASINNAIEYYELFKELQKKKQNENPEYVPLNIACVFSPPSQLIAKQGDQQSQKNAADIKQLQEDLTQEREDNKQNPEEKKKALTGIIDDYNKQFNTNHSINEFDLYYQDVQRRIKDQQYSNKDYPHENKIDITIVVDMLLTGFDSKYLNTLYVDKNLKYHGLIQAFSRTNRVLNDTKPYGNILDFRSQQESVNQAIALFSGEDNGKAREIWLVDPAPVMIDKYKEAVEKLGVFMQEHNLVNEPQEVYNLKGDAARIAFVQNFKEVQRLKTQLDQYTDIDEEQKAKIKAILPDDTLQEFRSSYIETAKQLREIQQKEGENAPPEIQQLDFEFVLFASAVIDYDYIMNLIADSTQKKPAKQKMTKSQVISLLKSNSNLMDEEEDLTEYINSLDWESGQDVETLRKGYDTFKDNKYNKEIASIANKHGIQTADLKKFIDKIMSRMIFDGEKLTDVLAPLDLNWKERRVRELALMEDLVPQLKKLAQGRKISGLAAYE
- a CDS encoding helix-turn-helix transcriptional regulator, with protein sequence MNRIKEVLKEKGISQTWLAKKLDKSYNTINEYSRNVRQPSLEDLYRIAKILDVNAKDLLKEE
- the ppk1 gene encoding polyphosphate kinase 1 translates to MQRREKRLINRELSWLSFNARVLQEAADLSVPLFERLRFLGIFSNNQDEFFRVRVATNRRMLLVKKGDFDTESNKNEIKKTLQAVQREVVSLQKRYDKIFFDLIEEFKRQNIIWIDEKRLNSLQEHEVKRYFKDEILSHLFPVLLDENKEPPPLKDSAIYLGVKMTKHNTAQVQYAIVEIPTRSKERFYWLHSQDSKHYILFLDDVIRANLRTIFSIFDYDTYEAYTIKITRDAELDIEMAVSASLYDKIKRALKLRNQGELVRFIYDKEMPRDMLKFFLNKLGLTKESTIPGQRYHNFKDLMKFPIPSGMETMLYQPFEQIPVRDFETAGNLFDKISKKDYLLTHPYQSFDYVIRFLKESALDPNVSEIKIALYRVAEYSNVVNALINAANNGKRVFVMMELKARFDEESNIYWSKKLIEAGATVFYGYDKLKVHSKICIVYRQEEGRSSKHYVHIGTGNYNAVTSKYYVDHSLFTQDTRITSEVDSVFNAIERFEEYKPEFQHLLVSPYNTRSSIMAKIDREIQHIQAGKTAWIRFKLNNLTDPILIEKLYEASQKGVKIDMIVRGICSLVPQVKGLSDNIQVISIVDRFLEHSRLYIFCNNNSPEYYFGSADLMQRNLDNRIEVVTPILDEDIKIELNTFFEIQWQDNVKARIIDAYNHNEYRIPFEPKVRSQEKIYKLMSSGTT